In one Tripterygium wilfordii isolate XIE 37 chromosome 22, ASM1340144v1, whole genome shotgun sequence genomic region, the following are encoded:
- the LOC119990985 gene encoding uncharacterized protein LOC119990985, whose product MAVKQLPRLRWRRFIMAYIIPEGQHFPAKVSNFSQPDVVICNIMDKLNEDQLETFSRSCFGMYLRIKSLTFSWQIVHQLLLRQVESSNHSFGTTFNFRLAGKQAAFSFEDFALVIGLVCTGIPPISSLVDTSTQRLRDAYFKGNNSIKRSELESTFLGLKPQLDNEDDVVKLALVYFVEFVLLGRERSRNISDVAYLQLVENLDEFNKYPWGSVSYTRTSKSLAGAMKGRVQNFLKKTIKPTKTQKEQYSLYGFLLTLQIWSYEAIPLIGRAYAQKDPEIQYPRILNWSTSITPDSTELILSVFRRKQLQVHGRLIPTQLEMAQEYCKKTFDVLKNVVGTMIVKVKKKTPKVVIDEIEEEEEVQTHRDIPPVTEKYVLRDNIANKIDVFDSLLKDHSKKHKDLKVEVCLMLQFIEESMGTLLEVVKKQNAGNEWDGNGDVNHVIKDGDENATDGPRTTGKDIAEQHPLGQIEHEADNAGKYGDGDATDGQLQNREAVIFVESQEVPVKNIEEAVMEGEDAVSEDVVSPGAEDDIISMDIAATSLGTPNKMDMGTEGVEIITPSKFPVAKEGGVIPYVSNKEKRNRKLGSLLKTLYTNPTKNKKLIHPPR is encoded by the exons gtTTATAATGGCTTACATTATTCCAGAGGGTCAACATTTTCCTGCAAAAGTGTCAAACTTTTCCCAACCGGATGTAGTTATTTGTAATATCATGGATAAGTTAAATGAGGATCAATTGGAGACCTTTAGTAGATCATGCTTTGGCATGTATCTTCGTATTAAGAGCCTAACTTTTTCCTGGCAGATTGTCCATCAGCTATTGTTAAGACAGGTTGAATCATCCAACCATAGTTTTGGCACAACTTTCAACTTCAGGTTGGCTGGAAAGCAAGCCGCATTTTCATTTGAAGATTTTGCGCTTGTTATTGGATTAGTGTGTACTGGAATTCCACCCATTTCTTCACTTGTTGATACTAGCACACAAAGGCTAAGGGATGCTTATTTCAAGGGGAATAATAGCATTAAAAGATCTGAATTAGAGAGTACATTTTTGGGTCTAAAACCTCAGCTTGACAATGAAGATGACGTTGTCAAGTTAGCTCTTGTTTATTTTGTGGAGTTTGTGTTGCTTGGTAGAGAGCGTAGTAGGAACATTTCTGATGTGGCATATCTCCAATTGGTTGAAAACTTGGATGAATTTAACAAGTATCCATGGGGATCTGTCAGTTATACACGTACCTCCAAGTCACTTGCAGGAGCAATGAAAGGACgtgttcaaaattttttaaaaaagactaTAAAGCCAACCAAGACTCAGAAGGAGCAATACAGTCTCTATGGATTCCTGTTAACTCTACAG ATATGGAGTTATGAAGCCATTCCCCTTATCGGAAGGGCATACGCACAGAAAGATCCAGAAATTCAATATCCAAGGATATTGAACTGGAGTACATCAATCACTCCTGACTCAACAGAACTCATCctaagtgtttttagaaggaaGCAG CTTCAAGTACATGGTCGACTTATCCCAACCCAGTTGGAGATGGCACAAGAATACTGCAAAAAGACTTTCGATGTACTAAAAAATGTTGTGGGAACAATGATTgtcaaagttaaaaaaaaaacgccAAAGGTTGTTATAGATGAgattgaagaggaagaggaagttcaAACACATAGGGATATTCCACCTGTTACAGAg AAATATGTTTTAAGGGATAATATTGCAAACAAGATTGATGTATTTGATAGTTTGCTTAAGGATCACTCCAAGAAGCATAAAGATCTGAAGGTGGAAGTGTGTTTGATGTTGCAATTCATTGAAGAATCCATGGGGACTCTTCTAGAAGTtgttaaaaaacaaaatgcagGAAATGAGTGGGATGGGAATGGGGATGTGAATCATGTAATAAAGGATGGGGATGAGAATGCCACTGATGGTCCAAGGACTACTGGAAAAGATATTGCAGAG CAACATCCTTTAGGTCAAATTGAGCATGAGGCTGATAATGCAGGAAAATACGGGGATGGGGATGCCACTGATGGTCAACTGCAAAATAGGGAGGCTGTAATATTTGTTGAGTCCCAGGAAGTTCCTGTGAAAAATATAGAGGAGGCTGTTATGGAGGGTGAGGATGCTGTTAGTGAAGATGTTGTTAGCCCAGGTGCAGAAGACGATATTATTTCAATGGATATAGCTGCCACTAGTTTAGGAACACCAAATAAGATGGATATGGGCACTGAGGGGGTGGAGATTATCACCCCATCCAAATTCCCAGTTGCAAAAGAAGGTGGGGTAAttccttatgtctcaaataagGAAAAGCGCAATAGAAAGCTTGGGTCATTATTGAAAACACTCTACACCAATCccactaaaaacaaaaaactgatTCATCCTCCACGGTAA